One region of Drosophila teissieri strain GT53w chromosome 2L, Prin_Dtei_1.1, whole genome shotgun sequence genomic DNA includes:
- the LOC122624825 gene encoding odorant receptor 33a translates to MDSRKEVRSESLYKTYWLYWRLLGVEGDYPFRRLVDFTITFFITILFPVHLILGMYKKPTIQIFRSLHFTSECLFCSYKFFCFRWKLHEIKAIERLFQDLDNRAESEEERSYFDQNPSRVARMISKSYLVAAISAIITATVAGLFSSGRNLMYLGWFPYDFQATALIYWLSFAYQAVGSSLLILENLANDSYPPITFCVVTGHVRLLAMRLRRIGHDLKKSGAEHTKELIKGIQDHRKLMQIVRLLRSILRLTQLGQFLSSGINISITLINILFFAENNFAMIYYAVFFAAMFIELFPSCYYGTLMTMEFDKLPYAIFSSNWLKMDRRYNRSLIILMQLTLVPVNIKAGGIVGIDMGAFFATVRMAYSFYTLAMSFRL, encoded by the exons ATGGATTCAAGAAAGGAAGTGCGAAGCGAAAGTCTTTACAAAACCTATTGGCTCTATTGGCGACTCCTGGGAGTTGAGGGCGATTATCCTTTCCGACGGCTAGTGGATTTTACAATCACGTTTTTCATTACGATTTTATTTCCCGTGCATCTTATACTTGGAATGTATAAAAAGCCCACGATCCAAATCTTCAGGAGTCTGCACTTCACATCAGAATGCCTTTTCTGCAGTTAtaaatttttctgttttcgttGGAAACTGCATGAAATTAAGGCCATTGAAAGATTGTTCCAAGATCTCGATAATCGAGCCGAAAGTGAAGAGGAACGCAGCTACTTTGACCAAAATCCAAGTCGAGTGGCCCGAATGATTTCGAAAAGCTACTTGGTGGCTGCTATATCGGCTATAATCACCGCAACCGTCGCTGGTTTGTTTAGCAGTGGTCGAAACTTGATGTACCTGGGTTGGTTTCCCTACGACTTTCAAGCCACCGCATTGATCTATTGGCTCAGCTTCGCCTATCAGGCGGTTGGCTCTAGTCTGTTGATTCTGGAAAATCTGGCCAATGACTCATATCCGCCGATTACATTTTGTGTGGTCACTGGACATGTGAGACTTTTGGCAATGCGACTAAGACGAATAGGTCACGACCTCAAGAAATCAGGAGCGGAACATACCAAGGAACTCATCAAGGGTATTCAGGATCACAGGAAACTAATGCA GATTGTACGCTTACTTCGCAGCATTTTACGACTCACCCAACTTGGCCAGTTCCTTTCCAGCGGCATCAACATTTCCATAACACTCATCAACATCCTGTTCTTTGCGGAAAACAACTTTGCAATGATATACTATGCCGTGTTCTTTGCTGCGATGTTTATCGAACTATTTCCAAGCTGTTACTACGGAACTCTGATGACCATGGAGTTTGACAAGCTACCATACGCCATCTTCTCCAGCAACTGGCTCAAAATGGATAGAAGATACAATCGATCCTTGATAATACTGATGCAACTGACGCTGGTTCCCGTTAATATCAAGGCAGGAGGTATTGTTGGCATCGATATGGGTGCATTTTTTGCCACAGTTCGGATGGCATACTCCTTTTACACCTTAGCCATGTCATTTCGATTATAG
- the LOC122615231 gene encoding odorant receptor 33b produces MDLKSPVIRSEHIYRAYWLYWHLLGLESHFLLNRLLDVVITVFVTIWYPVHLILGLFMERSVREVCKGLPITAACFFASFKFICFRIKLSEIKEIEVLFKQLDQRAVSEEEREFFNQNTRREANFIWKSFIVAYGLSNISAIASVLFGGGHKLLYPAWFPYDVQATELVFWLSVTYQIAGVSLAILQNLANDSYPPMTFCVVAGHVRLLAMRLSRMGQGPEETRHSIGKQLIESIEDHRKLMKIVALLRSTMNISQLGQFVSSGINISITLINILFFAENNFAVTYYGVYFLSMVLELFPCCYYGTLISVEMNQLTYAIYSSNWMKMDRRCSRTLLIFMQLTLAEVQIKAGGMIGIGMNAFFATVRLAYSFFALAMSLRG; encoded by the exons ATGGACTTGAAATCGCCAGTCATTCGAAGTGAACACATCTACCGAGCCTATTGGCTATATTGGCATCTATTGGGTCTGGAAAGCCACTTCTTACTGAATCGCTTGCTGGACGTGGTGATTACAGTTTTCGTAACCATCTGGTATCCAGTTCATCTAATTCTCGGACTCTTTATGGAAAGATCTGTGCGGGAAGTCTGCAAGGGTCTGCCGATCACGGCAGCCTGCTTTTTCGCtagctttaaatttatttgctttcgcATCAAGCTATCTGAGATAAAAGAAATCGAAGTATTATTCAAGCAACTGGATCAGCGAGCTGTGAGTGAAGAGGAACGCGAGTTCTTCAATCAAAATACGAGACGTGAGGCGAATTTCATTTGGAAAAGTTTCATTGTGGCCTATGGACTATCAAATATCTCGGCCATAGCATCAGTACTTTTCGGCGGTGGCCATAAGCTGTTATATCCGGCCTGGTTCCCTTACGATGTGCAGGCCACGGAACTAGTGTTTTGGCTAAGTGTAACGTACCAAATAGCCGGAGTCAGTTTGGCCATACTTCAGAACCTGGCCAATGATTCCTATCCACCGATGACATTTTGCGTGGTGGCCGGTCATGTGAGACTGTTGGCCATGCGTTTGAGTAGAATGGGCCAAGGTCCGGAGGAAACTAGGCACTCAATTGGAAAACAATTGATCGAAAGCATCGAGGACCACCGGAAACTAATGAA aATAGTGGCACTACTGCGCAGCACCATGAATATTTCGCAGCTCGGCCAGTTTGTTTCGAGTGGCATCAATATTTCCATAACGCTCATCAATATTCTATTCTTCGCGGAGAACAACTTCGCTGTCACCTACTACGGAGTGTACTTCCTGTCGATGGTGCTGGAGCTGTTCCCGTGCTGCTATTACGGCACCCTGATATCCGTGGAGATGAACCAGCTGACCTATGCGATTTACTCCAGTAACTGGATGAAAATGGATCGCAGATGCAGCCGCACACTGCTGATTTTCATGCAACTCACGCTGGCGGAGGTGCAAATCAAGGCCGGTGGCATGATTGGCATTGGAATGAACGCCTTCTTTGCCACCGTGCGATTGGCCTACTCCTTCTTCGCGTTGGCCATGTCGCTGCGTGGATAA
- the LOC122619062 gene encoding odorant receptor 33c, which yields MVIIDSLSFYRPFWICMRLLVPTFFKDSPRPVQLYVALLHILVTLWFPLHLLVHLLLLPSPAEFMKNLTMSLTCVACSLKHVAHLYHLPQIVEIESLIGQLDAFIDSELEHRYYQDHVYCHARRFTRCLYASFGMIYAVFLFGVVLQVITGKWELIYPAYFPFDLESNRYLGALALGYQIFSVLVEGFQGLGNDTYTPLTLCLLAGHVRLWSIRMGQLGHSEEETATNHQRLLEYIEQHKLLVRFHHLVRRTISEVQLVQLGGCGATLCIIVSYMLFFVSDTISMVYYLVFFGVVCVQLFPSCYFASEVAEQVERLPYAIFSSRWYDQSRDHRFDMLVFTQLTLRNRVWVIKAGGLIELNLNAFFATLKMAYSLFAVVVRAKGV from the exons ATGGTCATAATCGATAGTCTTAGTTTCTATCGTCCGTTCTGGATCTGCATGCGATTGCTGGTGCCGACTTTCTTTAAGGATTCCCCGCGTCCTGTCCAGCTGTATGTGGCGTTGCTGCACATCCTGGTCACCTTGTGGTTTCCACTGCACCTGCTtgtgcatttgctgctgcttccatCTCCGGCTGAGTTCATGAAGAACCTGACCATGTCCTTGACCTGCGTGGCCTGCAGTCTGAAGCACGTGGCCCACTTGTACCACCTGCCGCAAATTGTGGAAATCGAATCGCTGATCGGACAATTGGACGCGTTCATTGACAGCGAACTGGAGCATCGCTACTACCAGGATCACGTGTATTGCCATGCCAGGCGCTTCACACGCTGTCTCTATGCCAGTTTTGGCATGATTTATGCGGTTTTCCTGTTCGGCGTTGTCCTACAGGTTATCACAGGAAAATGGGAACTTATCTACCCAGCCTATTTCCCATTTGACTTGGAGAGCAATCGCTATCTGGGCGCACTGGCCTTGGGCTATCAGATATTTAGCGTCCTTGTGGAAGGCTTCCAGGGTCTGGGAAACGATACCTACACCCCACTGACCCTGTGCCTTCTGGCCGGACATGTCCGCTTGTGGTCCATTCGCATGGGTCAACTGGGACACTCCGAGGAGGAAACGGCGACGAATCATCAGCGGTTGCTGGAGTACATTGAGCAGCATAAGCTCCTGGTGCG ATTCCACCACCTGGTGCGTCGCACCATCAGCGAGGTCCAACTGGTGCAGCTGGGTGGCTGTGGAGCCACGCTGTGCATCATCGTGTCCTACATGCTCTTCTTCGTGAGCGACACCATCTCGATGGTCTACTACTTGGTGTTCTTCGGCGTCGTCTGCGTGCAGCTCTTTCCCAGCTGCTACTTCGCCAGCGAAGTGGCCGAGCAGGTGGAACGTCTGCCATATGCGATCTTCTCCAGCCGATGGTACGACCAGTCGCGGGATCATCGATTCGACATGCTCGTCTTCACACAACTTACACTGCGCAACAGGGTGTGGGTCATCAAGGCTGGGGGTCTCATCGAGCTGAATCTGAACGCCTTCTTCGCCACCCTGAAGATGGCCTATTCCCTCTTCGCCGTCGTGGTGCGGGCCAAAGGTGTATAG